One genomic window of Geodermatophilus sp. DSM 44513 includes the following:
- the pgm gene encoding phosphoglucomutase (alpha-D-glucose-1,6-bisphosphate-dependent): MTDPRAGQPAQPSDLVDVASLVTAYHTLEPDPAEPAQQVAFGTSGHRGSAFDRAFNEAHILATTQAICEYRAAQGYDGPLFVGRDTHALSEPAWASALEVLVGNDVTVLVDAADRYTPTPAVSHAILRANRGRTTGLADGIVVTPSHNPPRDGGFKYNPPNGGPADTDATKAIAARANELLRSGLDGVRRVPFARARAAATAHDFLGDYVDDLPSVLDLDAVRDAGVRIGADPLGGASVDYWAVIAERHRLDLTVVNPLVDPTWRFMTLDWDGKIRMDCSSPSAMASLIGAKDQYGIATGNDADADRHGIVTPDGGLMNPNHFLAVAIAHLFAHRPQWGADVAVGKTLVSSSLIDRVVGGLGRRLVEVPVGFKWFVPGLLDGSVGFGGEESAGASFLRRDGSVWTTDKDGILLALLASEIQAVTGRSPSQLHADLTARYGESTYARTDAPATREQKAALGRLTPEAVTATELAGEPITARLTRAPGNDAPIGGLKVTTENAWFAARPSGTEDVYKVYAESFRGADHLARVQEEAQAVVTAALGG, from the coding sequence ATGACCGACCCCCGCGCCGGACAGCCCGCCCAGCCCAGCGACCTGGTCGACGTCGCCTCGCTGGTCACCGCGTACCACACGCTCGAGCCGGACCCGGCCGAGCCCGCCCAGCAGGTCGCCTTCGGCACCTCGGGGCACCGCGGCTCGGCGTTCGACCGGGCGTTCAACGAGGCGCACATCCTGGCCACCACGCAGGCCATCTGCGAGTACCGCGCCGCGCAGGGGTACGACGGGCCGCTGTTCGTCGGCCGGGACACCCACGCGCTGTCCGAGCCGGCCTGGGCCAGCGCCCTGGAGGTGCTGGTCGGCAACGACGTGACCGTGCTGGTCGACGCCGCCGACCGCTACACCCCCACCCCGGCGGTCAGCCACGCGATCCTGCGCGCCAACCGGGGGAGGACGACGGGCCTGGCCGACGGCATCGTCGTCACCCCGTCGCACAACCCGCCCCGCGACGGCGGCTTCAAGTACAACCCGCCGAACGGCGGCCCGGCCGACACCGACGCCACCAAGGCGATCGCCGCCCGTGCCAACGAGCTGCTGCGCAGCGGCCTGGACGGCGTCCGGCGGGTCCCGTTCGCCCGGGCCCGCGCCGCGGCGACCGCGCACGACTTCCTCGGCGACTACGTCGACGACCTGCCGTCGGTGCTCGACCTGGACGCCGTCCGCGACGCCGGGGTGCGCATCGGCGCCGACCCGCTGGGCGGCGCCAGCGTCGACTACTGGGCGGTCATCGCCGAGCGGCACCGCCTGGACCTCACCGTGGTCAACCCGCTGGTGGACCCCACCTGGCGGTTCATGACGCTGGACTGGGACGGCAAGATCCGGATGGACTGCTCCTCGCCGAGCGCCATGGCCTCGCTGATCGGCGCCAAGGACCAGTACGGGATCGCCACCGGCAACGACGCCGACGCCGACCGGCACGGCATCGTCACCCCCGACGGCGGGCTGATGAACCCCAACCACTTCCTCGCCGTCGCGATCGCCCACCTGTTCGCGCACCGCCCGCAGTGGGGTGCCGACGTCGCCGTGGGCAAGACCCTGGTGTCGTCGTCCCTCATCGACCGCGTCGTCGGCGGGCTCGGCCGGCGGCTGGTCGAGGTGCCGGTCGGCTTCAAGTGGTTCGTGCCCGGCCTGCTCGACGGGTCGGTCGGTTTCGGCGGGGAGGAGTCCGCCGGGGCCTCGTTCCTGCGCCGCGACGGCAGCGTGTGGACGACGGACAAGGACGGCATCCTGCTGGCCCTGCTGGCCAGCGAGATCCAGGCCGTGACGGGACGGTCCCCCTCGCAGCTGCACGCCGACCTGACCGCCCGGTACGGGGAGTCGACGTACGCCCGCACCGACGCGCCGGCCACCCGGGAGCAGAAGGCGGCACTGGGGCGGCTGACCCCCGAGGCGGTCACCGCCACCGAGCTGGCCGGCGAGCCGATCACCGCCAGGCTCACCCGCGCGCCCGGCAACGACGCTCCGATCGGCGGGCTCAAGGTGACCACGGAGAACGCCTGGTTCGCCGCCCGTCCCTCGGGCACCGAGGACGTCTACAAGGTCTACGCGGAGTCCTTCCGCGGCGCCGACCACCTGGCCCGGGTGCAGGAGGAGGCCCAGGCGGTGGTCACCGCGGCGCTCGGCGGCTGA
- a CDS encoding alpha/beta hydrolase domain-containing protein, translated as MALAAGLSGAVLAPAAAHDPGPAAPDAAGPVPDVTGPLPVTTDSHPFGAADRTQVPQDLAASGYLEEEFLASGTSNVYSWPADAPAVVRTPDAPYTTRVLVRRPADGADFSGNVVVEMLNPSNLFDLNIGWAMAHRQILENGDAWVGITAKPVAVEALRTFDPQRYGPLSFANPLPVEDPANCSTVDADADPATPPTPLPADTTQATENGLIWDVYTQVGNWLRGDGATNPLTYGGSRTRVEHAYGFGYSQTGGYLVNYAKAVHPLVVAEQGRPTYDGYLIGVAGGGFAGAYPMNQCEAAPPVDDPRRDLYGIGVPVIQLMSQSDYLRGIGSRRPDSDVAPDQFRHYEMAGAGHATPDELDFSAAAEDIVQAGRTVPPAACDQGPRSRFPSSIFFDAALRNLDVWVRDGVAPPRADPIVVRYGEPVLDRFGNVQGGLRSPYLDVPRSTWYGTATGASFCYIAGYEVPFDEATLAELYPSPQDYVQQVRDDVRALVDARFLTPSDGRRLVEEAEAVAGG; from the coding sequence GTGGCCCTGGCCGCGGGGCTGTCCGGTGCGGTCCTGGCACCCGCCGCCGCGCACGACCCGGGACCGGCCGCACCCGACGCGGCCGGTCCCGTCCCGGACGTCACCGGCCCGTTGCCGGTGACGACGGACTCCCACCCCTTCGGCGCCGCCGACCGGACGCAGGTCCCGCAGGACCTGGCGGCGTCGGGCTACCTGGAGGAGGAGTTCCTGGCCAGCGGCACCTCCAACGTCTACAGCTGGCCGGCCGACGCACCGGCGGTCGTGCGCACCCCCGACGCCCCCTACACCACGCGGGTGCTGGTCCGGCGTCCCGCCGACGGTGCGGACTTCAGCGGCAACGTCGTCGTGGAGATGCTCAACCCCTCCAACCTCTTCGACCTGAACATCGGCTGGGCGATGGCCCACCGCCAGATCCTGGAGAACGGCGACGCGTGGGTCGGGATCACCGCGAAGCCCGTCGCGGTCGAGGCGCTGAGGACCTTCGACCCCCAGCGCTACGGTCCGCTGTCCTTCGCCAACCCCCTCCCGGTCGAGGACCCGGCGAACTGCTCGACGGTGGACGCGGACGCCGACCCGGCCACGCCGCCGACACCGCTGCCGGCGGACACCACCCAGGCCACCGAGAACGGCCTGATCTGGGACGTCTACACCCAGGTCGGCAACTGGCTGCGCGGGGACGGCGCGACCAACCCGCTCACCTACGGGGGGTCGCGGACCCGGGTGGAGCACGCGTACGGCTTCGGCTACTCCCAGACCGGCGGCTACCTCGTCAACTACGCCAAGGCGGTGCACCCCCTCGTCGTCGCCGAGCAGGGGCGGCCCACCTACGACGGCTACCTCATCGGCGTGGCCGGCGGCGGTTTCGCCGGCGCCTACCCGATGAACCAGTGCGAGGCCGCCCCGCCGGTCGACGACCCCCGTCGGGACCTCTACGGGATCGGGGTGCCGGTCATCCAGCTGATGTCGCAGTCGGACTACCTGCGCGGCATCGGCTCCCGGCGTCCGGACAGCGACGTGGCCCCGGACCAGTTCCGGCACTACGAGATGGCCGGCGCCGGGCACGCCACACCGGACGAGCTGGACTTCTCCGCGGCGGCGGAGGACATCGTGCAGGCCGGCCGGACGGTGCCACCGGCGGCCTGCGACCAGGGGCCGCGCAGCCGCTTCCCCAGCTCGATCTTCTTCGACGCCGCGCTGCGCAACCTCGACGTCTGGGTCCGTGACGGCGTCGCCCCGCCGCGGGCCGACCCGATCGTCGTCCGGTACGGCGAGCCGGTCCTCGACCGGTTCGGCAACGTGCAGGGCGGCCTGCGCTCGCCGTACCTCGACGTGCCGCGCAGCACCTGGTACGGCACGGCCACCGGCGCCTCGTTCTGCTACATCGCCGGCTACGAGGTGCCCTTCGACGAGGCGACGCTGGCGGAGCTGTACCCGTCGCCACAGGACTACGTGCAGCAGGTCCGGGACGACGTCCGGGCGTTGGTGGACGCCCGCTTCCTGACGCCCTCCGACGGCCGGCGGCTCGTCGAGGAGGCGGAGGCGGTCGCCGGCGGGTAG
- a CDS encoding glycerol-3-phosphate dehydrogenase/oxidase yields MPVVPALGPEQRARAWADLAEHPFEVLVVGGGVTGAGVALDAATRGLRTALVEARDFASGTSSRSSKLFHGGLRYLESFDFGLVREALHERDLSVTRLAPHLVKPVPFLYPLTRHWERPYVTAGLTLYDGLARIGSLSTPLPPQRHLTRTGARKLFPALRPDSLVGAVRYYDAQADDARHTLGVVRTAAAYGATVLNSAEVVAFNHAGGRVTGVRVRDVETGAEVDVQAEVVVNATGVWTDDIQTLIGGRGRFHVRASKGVHIVVPRDRINGETGLILRTEKSVLFVIPWGSHWIVGTTDTDWDLDKAHPAASRADIDYILTHVNQVLAVPLTHDDITGVYAGLRPLLAGESEVTSQLSREHAVARPMPGVVAVAGGKYTTYRPMAADAVDAVVADVTRSVPPSVTENIPLVGAEGYHAMVNQLHGLSQRWGIPRFRAEHLLNRYGSETPEVLALAAGDRSLLEPVPGAEEYLMVEMVWGTAREGALHLDDLLARRTRISIETSHRGAASAEPVARAVAGVLGWDEERIASEVDSYAARVEAERRSQGEPGDQEADAVRVAAPDTRAVAVGRALV; encoded by the coding sequence ATGCCCGTAGTCCCCGCACTCGGTCCCGAGCAGCGCGCCCGCGCCTGGGCGGACCTGGCGGAGCACCCGTTCGAGGTCCTCGTCGTCGGAGGCGGGGTGACCGGAGCCGGCGTCGCGCTCGACGCGGCCACCCGCGGCCTGCGGACGGCGCTGGTCGAGGCCCGCGACTTCGCCAGCGGCACCTCGTCGCGGTCCTCCAAGCTGTTCCACGGTGGGCTGCGCTACCTGGAGTCCTTCGACTTCGGGCTGGTCCGCGAGGCCCTGCACGAGCGCGACCTCAGCGTCACCCGGCTCGCCCCGCACCTGGTCAAGCCGGTGCCGTTCCTCTACCCGCTCACCCGGCACTGGGAGCGGCCCTACGTGACCGCGGGGCTCACCCTCTACGACGGGCTGGCCCGCATCGGCTCGCTGTCCACCCCCCTCCCGCCGCAGCGGCACCTCACCCGCACCGGGGCGCGCAAGCTGTTCCCCGCGCTGCGCCCGGACTCCCTCGTGGGCGCCGTCCGCTACTACGACGCGCAGGCCGACGACGCCCGGCACACCCTGGGTGTGGTCCGCACCGCCGCGGCCTACGGCGCCACGGTGCTCAACTCCGCGGAGGTCGTGGCCTTCAACCACGCCGGCGGCCGGGTCACCGGGGTGCGGGTGCGCGACGTGGAGACCGGCGCCGAGGTCGACGTGCAGGCCGAGGTCGTCGTCAACGCCACCGGCGTGTGGACCGACGACATCCAGACCCTCATCGGCGGGCGCGGCCGGTTCCACGTGCGGGCGAGCAAGGGCGTGCACATCGTCGTCCCGCGGGACCGGATCAACGGCGAGACCGGGCTGATCCTGCGCACCGAGAAGTCCGTGCTGTTCGTCATCCCGTGGGGCAGCCACTGGATCGTCGGGACGACCGACACCGACTGGGACCTCGACAAGGCCCACCCGGCGGCGTCCCGGGCCGACATCGACTACATCCTCACGCACGTCAACCAGGTGCTCGCCGTGCCGCTCACGCACGACGACATCACCGGTGTGTACGCGGGGCTGCGGCCGTTGCTGGCCGGCGAGTCCGAGGTCACCAGCCAGCTCTCCCGCGAGCACGCCGTCGCCCGGCCGATGCCCGGGGTGGTCGCGGTGGCCGGCGGCAAGTACACGACCTACCGGCCGATGGCCGCCGATGCGGTGGACGCCGTCGTCGCCGACGTCACCCGGTCGGTGCCGCCGAGCGTCACCGAGAACATCCCGCTGGTCGGCGCCGAGGGCTACCACGCGATGGTCAACCAGCTGCACGGGCTCAGCCAGCGCTGGGGCATCCCGCGCTTCCGCGCCGAGCACCTGCTCAACCGCTACGGCTCGGAGACCCCCGAGGTGTTGGCGCTGGCCGCCGGCGACCGCTCGCTGCTGGAGCCGGTGCCCGGTGCCGAGGAGTACCTCATGGTGGAGATGGTGTGGGGGACCGCCCGCGAGGGGGCGCTGCACCTCGACGACCTGCTGGCCCGGCGCACCCGCATCTCCATCGAGACCTCGCACCGCGGCGCCGCGTCCGCCGAACCGGTGGCCCGCGCGGTCGCCGGCGTGCTGGGCTGGGACGAGGAGCGCATCGCCAGCGAGGTGGACAGCTACGCCGCCCGGGTGGAGGCCGAGCGCCGCTCGCAGGGCGAGCCCGGCGACCAGGAGGCCGACGCGGTCCGGGTCGCCGCACCGGACACCCGCGCGGTGGCGGTGGGTCGCGCGCTCGTCTGA
- a CDS encoding HNH endonuclease signature motif containing protein, protein MSELRSALDDLAAVDLVGLSDDALLDLVGELSVAANRVAAVLTSAVRAVDRREAHRRDGALSVRGWLVGSVRLAPAEATAIVTTGRRLEQLPAVAAAFAAGEVTATHARVITEAITPRRVATAAAAGIDLAETDQILAELARRTTPGDTARGVARWVAGVDPDGALADAADVRRSFSMATGLDGRVHLRGELDPVGGEYLRTALAARMNGDRPAGDARGHAERQGDALVAIARDALDAGSLPAVRGERPHLRVTIDWQALCAARGAPGVAGGELGWAGPITPETARRLACDAAVARMITGPDGLPLDVGRAQRTATTAIRRAVEVRDGQCVFTGCDALPQWCDVHHLVHWAHGGPTSCDNGALLCERHHTAVHEGGFTIHRDPGTSRWHTHRPDGTEVLSRAGP, encoded by the coding sequence GTGTCGGAGCTGCGTTCGGCCCTGGACGACCTGGCCGCGGTGGACCTGGTCGGGTTGTCCGATGACGCGCTGCTGGACCTGGTGGGGGAGCTGTCGGTGGCGGCGAACCGGGTGGCCGCGGTGTTGACCTCGGCGGTGCGGGCGGTCGACCGCCGCGAGGCCCACCGCCGCGACGGGGCGCTGTCGGTGAGGGGCTGGCTGGTGGGGTCGGTCCGGCTGGCGCCGGCGGAGGCTACCGCGATCGTCACGACCGGGCGGCGGCTGGAGCAGCTGCCCGCGGTCGCGGCCGCGTTCGCCGCCGGGGAGGTCACCGCCACTCACGCCCGGGTGATCACCGAGGCCATCACCCCGCGCCGGGTGGCCACGGCCGCCGCGGCCGGGATCGACCTGGCCGAGACCGACCAGATCCTGGCCGAGCTGGCCCGCCGCACCACGCCGGGGGACACCGCCCGCGGGGTGGCCCGCTGGGTGGCCGGCGTCGACCCCGACGGCGCGCTGGCCGACGCCGCCGACGTCCGCCGCTCGTTCAGCATGGCCACCGGCCTGGACGGGCGGGTACACCTGCGCGGCGAACTGGACCCGGTCGGTGGGGAGTACCTGCGCACCGCGTTGGCCGCGCGCATGAACGGCGACCGCCCGGCCGGGGACGCCCGCGGGCACGCCGAGCGCCAAGGCGACGCGCTGGTCGCCATCGCCCGCGACGCCCTGGACGCCGGGTCGCTGCCGGCCGTCCGGGGGGAGCGCCCGCACCTGCGGGTGACCATCGACTGGCAGGCCCTGTGCGCCGCCCGCGGCGCCCCCGGCGTGGCCGGCGGCGAGCTGGGCTGGGCCGGGCCGATCACGCCGGAGACCGCGCGGCGGCTGGCCTGCGACGCCGCCGTCGCCCGGATGATCACCGGCCCCGACGGGCTGCCGCTGGACGTGGGCCGCGCCCAGCGCACCGCCACCACCGCGATCCGCCGCGCCGTGGAGGTCCGCGACGGGCAGTGCGTGTTCACCGGCTGCGACGCCCTCCCGCAGTGGTGCGACGTGCACCACCTGGTGCACTGGGCCCACGGCGGCCCCACCAGCTGCGACAACGGGGCGCTGCTGTGCGAACGCCACCACACCGCCGTCCACGAAGGCGGCTTCACCATCCACCGCGACCCCGGCACCAGCCGCTGGCACACCCACCGCCCCGACGGCACCGAGGTCCTCAGCCGCGCCGGCCCCTGA
- a CDS encoding MIP/aquaporin family protein: MEEIGLWTVFGSEVVGTGVLLLLGIGVVANVVLPQTLGNGGGWLLITIGWGFAVFAGVFAGASSGAHINPAVTVGLWASGTDQYAPGVPITLTSTLVYLAGQLVGAFLGAVLAWLTYRSHYAAATEPVLGTFATGPAIRNTPNNVLAEFVGTFVLVYIILRFGDTPSQLGPLAVALLVVGIGASLGGPTGYAINPARDLGPRIAHAVLPIRNKGGSDWGYSWVPIVGPLLGGIVAGLFSRVPI, translated from the coding sequence ATGGAAGAGATCGGTCTGTGGACCGTGTTCGGCAGCGAGGTGGTCGGGACGGGGGTCCTGCTGCTCCTCGGCATCGGTGTGGTGGCCAACGTCGTCCTCCCCCAGACCCTGGGCAACGGCGGTGGCTGGCTGCTGATCACCATCGGCTGGGGGTTCGCGGTCTTCGCCGGCGTCTTCGCCGGGGCCAGCTCGGGGGCGCACATCAACCCGGCCGTGACGGTCGGGCTGTGGGCCAGCGGCACCGACCAGTACGCGCCGGGCGTGCCGATCACGCTCACCAGCACGCTGGTGTACCTCGCGGGGCAGCTGGTGGGCGCCTTCCTCGGCGCCGTCCTGGCGTGGCTCACCTACCGCAGCCACTACGCCGCGGCCACCGAGCCGGTGCTGGGCACGTTCGCCACCGGGCCGGCCATCCGGAACACCCCGAACAACGTGCTCGCCGAGTTCGTCGGCACCTTCGTGCTGGTCTACATCATCCTGCGGTTCGGCGACACGCCCAGCCAGCTCGGCCCGCTGGCGGTCGCGCTGCTGGTCGTCGGCATCGGCGCCTCGCTCGGCGGACCGACCGGCTACGCCATCAACCCGGCCCGCGACCTGGGCCCGCGGATCGCCCACGCGGTGCTCCCCATCCGCAACAAGGGCGGCAGCGACTGGGGCTACTCGTGGGTGCCGATCGTCGGCCCGCTGCTCGGCGGGATCGTGGCCGGCCTGTTCTCCCGCGTGCCGATCTGA
- a CDS encoding IclR family transcriptional regulator: MPGTVQSIERAATLLHAIVESGGQMGVTELAAAVGLPKTTTHGLLRTLLAVGFVEQDPRTGRYALGAGLLGLGSHYLDANELRSRASNWADSLAGRSGCAVRLGTPAGPQVVVVHHVFRPDDSPQELEVGALLPAHATAVGKVLLAGRPAMARALADAPLEALTGRTVVDPAVLLTQLQAVRARGWADQRDEYRLGTGGIAAPVYGPGGQVVGALGISGPVEQLFTDTARPALRAMVVEAAAAVSRELAS; encoded by the coding sequence GTGCCAGGCACCGTGCAGTCGATCGAGCGGGCGGCCACCCTGCTGCACGCCATCGTCGAGTCCGGCGGGCAGATGGGCGTCACCGAGCTGGCCGCCGCGGTCGGCCTGCCGAAGACGACCACCCACGGCCTGCTGCGCACCCTGCTGGCGGTCGGCTTCGTCGAGCAGGACCCGCGCACCGGCCGCTACGCCCTCGGCGCCGGCCTGCTCGGCCTGGGGTCGCACTACCTGGACGCCAACGAGCTGCGCTCCCGGGCGTCGAACTGGGCGGACTCCCTGGCCGGGCGCAGCGGCTGCGCCGTCCGGCTCGGGACGCCGGCGGGGCCGCAGGTGGTCGTCGTCCACCACGTGTTCCGGCCCGACGACTCGCCGCAGGAGCTGGAGGTCGGCGCGCTGCTGCCCGCGCACGCCACGGCGGTGGGCAAGGTGCTGCTGGCCGGGCGACCGGCGATGGCCCGGGCGCTGGCCGACGCCCCGCTGGAGGCGCTCACCGGGCGCACCGTCGTCGACCCGGCGGTCCTGCTCACCCAGCTGCAGGCGGTGCGGGCACGGGGCTGGGCCGACCAGCGCGACGAGTACCGGCTCGGCACGGGCGGGATCGCCGCGCCGGTGTACGGCCCCGGCGGGCAGGTGGTCGGGGCGCTGGGCATCAGCGGGCCGGTCGAGCAGCTGTTCACCGACACCGCCCGGCCGGCGCTGCGCGCGATGGTGGTGGAGGCCGCGGCCGCCGTCTCCCGGGAGCTCGCCTCGTGA
- the glpK gene encoding glycerol kinase GlpK: protein MSQYVAAIDQGTTSTRCMIFDHDGAVVSVGQKEHRQIFPRAGWVEHDANEIWGNTREVVGQALARGNVGTGDIVAVGITNQRETTVVWDRATGEPVYNAIVWQDTRTQGIVEQLGALGGGADRYKDKVGLPLATYFAGPKVRWILDNVDGARERAERGELLMGTIDSWLIWNMTGGADGGLHLTDVSNASRTMLMDYRSLSWDAGIAEEMGIPTSMLPEIRSNSEEYGQGRKAGFLAGVPIAGSLGDQQAATFGQVCFTKGMAKNTYGTGNFMLLNTGEEAVPSQNGLLTTLCYQLGDGKPVYALEGSIAVTGSLVQWVRDNLGMISSAPEIEDVARTVEDNGGAYFVPAFSGLFAPHWRSDARGAIVGLTRYVTKGHLARAVLEATAYQTREVLDAMNADSGVDLTELRVDGGMVGNELLMQFQADLLDVPVIRPKIAETTALGAAYAAGLAVGFWSDLDELTAKWAEDKRWDPQMPAEERERSYRNWQKAVTKSLDWVDEDVS, encoded by the coding sequence GTGAGCCAGTACGTGGCCGCCATCGACCAGGGCACCACCAGCACCCGCTGCATGATCTTCGACCACGACGGCGCCGTGGTCTCGGTCGGGCAGAAGGAGCACCGGCAGATCTTCCCGCGCGCCGGGTGGGTCGAGCACGACGCGAACGAGATCTGGGGCAACACCCGCGAGGTGGTCGGCCAGGCCCTCGCCCGGGGCAACGTCGGCACCGGCGACATCGTCGCGGTCGGCATCACCAACCAGCGCGAGACCACCGTGGTGTGGGACCGGGCCACCGGCGAGCCGGTGTACAACGCGATCGTCTGGCAGGACACCCGCACCCAGGGGATCGTCGAGCAGCTCGGCGCCCTCGGCGGCGGCGCCGACCGGTACAAGGACAAGGTCGGCCTGCCGCTGGCCACCTACTTCGCCGGGCCCAAGGTGCGCTGGATCCTCGACAACGTCGACGGCGCCCGGGAGCGGGCCGAGCGCGGCGAGCTGCTCATGGGCACCATCGACTCCTGGCTGATCTGGAACATGACCGGCGGGGCCGACGGCGGGCTGCACCTCACCGACGTCTCCAACGCCTCCCGCACGATGCTCATGGACTACCGGTCGCTGTCCTGGGACGCCGGCATCGCCGAGGAGATGGGCATCCCGACGTCCATGCTCCCGGAGATCCGGTCGAACTCCGAGGAGTACGGCCAGGGCCGCAAGGCCGGCTTCCTCGCCGGGGTGCCGATCGCCGGGTCCCTCGGCGACCAGCAGGCGGCCACCTTCGGCCAGGTCTGCTTCACCAAGGGCATGGCCAAGAACACCTACGGCACCGGCAACTTCATGCTGCTCAACACCGGCGAGGAGGCCGTCCCCTCGCAGAACGGCCTGCTCACCACGCTGTGCTACCAGCTCGGCGACGGCAAGCCCGTGTACGCCCTGGAGGGCTCGATCGCGGTCACGGGGTCGCTGGTGCAGTGGGTGCGGGACAACCTGGGGATGATCTCCAGCGCGCCGGAGATCGAGGACGTCGCCCGCACCGTGGAGGACAACGGCGGCGCCTACTTCGTGCCCGCCTTCTCCGGGTTGTTCGCCCCGCACTGGCGCTCCGACGCCCGCGGCGCGATCGTCGGGCTCACCCGGTACGTCACCAAGGGCCACCTGGCCCGGGCGGTGCTGGAGGCGACGGCGTACCAGACCCGCGAGGTGCTGGACGCGATGAACGCCGACTCCGGGGTGGACCTCACCGAGCTGCGGGTGGACGGCGGGATGGTCGGCAACGAGCTGCTCATGCAGTTCCAGGCCGACCTGCTCGACGTCCCGGTGATCCGGCCGAAGATCGCCGAGACCACGGCGCTGGGGGCCGCCTACGCCGCGGGGCTCGCCGTCGGCTTCTGGTCCGACCTCGACGAGCTGACCGCCAAGTGGGCCGAGGACAAGCGGTGGGACCCGCAGATGCCGGCCGAGGAGCGCGAGCGCAGCTACCGCAACTGGCAGAAGGCGGTCACCAAGAGCCTCGACTGGGTGGACGAGGACGTGAGCTGA
- the glpK gene encoding glycerol kinase GlpK codes for MRERYVLAVDQGTTSTRSIVFDRAGRLVAVRQREHRQHFPRPGWVEHDPEEIWANTQLTAAQALRDVAAAPGQVVALGIANQRETTVVWERATGRPLVNALVWQDTRTGPLVEQLAGRPEAALVRERTGLELAGYFAGPRLCWVLDAVPGARARAERGELLFGTMESWLVWNLTGGTDGGVHVTDVTNASRTLLMDVRTCAWDRDLLDFFGVPAAMLPEIRPSVGVLGTARALPVPLPIGGALGDQQAALFGQTCFAPGEAKCTYGTGSFLLQNTGTDLVRSRHGLISTVAYQLAGEPVHYALEGSIAVTGALVQWLRDSLGLIGSAAEVETLARTVTDNGGCYVVPAFSGLLAPHWAGRARGLVAGLTSYVTKGHLARAALEATGWQTRDVVRAMDADSGLPMTALRVDGGMTTNNLLMQFLADVLGTPVVRPMVGETVSLGAAYAAGLAVGVWSDTGALRRNWHRSAQWSPDPARVAALDAAYPEWERAVRLSIAWGERP; via the coding sequence GTGAGGGAGCGGTACGTGCTGGCGGTGGACCAGGGGACCACCTCCACCCGGTCGATCGTGTTCGACCGCGCCGGCCGGCTGGTCGCCGTTCGCCAGCGCGAGCACCGCCAGCACTTCCCCCGGCCGGGCTGGGTGGAGCACGACCCGGAGGAGATCTGGGCGAACACCCAGCTCACCGCCGCCCAGGCGCTGCGCGACGTCGCCGCAGCGCCGGGGCAGGTGGTGGCGCTGGGCATCGCCAACCAGCGGGAGACGACGGTGGTCTGGGAGCGGGCCACCGGCCGGCCGCTGGTCAACGCGCTCGTCTGGCAGGACACCCGCACCGGGCCGCTGGTGGAGCAGCTGGCCGGGCGACCGGAGGCCGCGCTGGTCCGCGAGCGCACCGGGCTGGAGCTGGCCGGCTACTTCGCCGGACCGCGGCTGTGCTGGGTGCTCGACGCCGTCCCCGGCGCGCGGGCGCGGGCCGAGCGCGGCGAGCTGCTGTTCGGCACGATGGAGAGCTGGCTGGTCTGGAACCTCACCGGCGGCACCGACGGCGGGGTGCACGTCACCGACGTGACCAACGCCAGCCGCACCCTGCTCATGGACGTGCGCACCTGCGCCTGGGACCGTGACCTGCTCGACTTCTTCGGCGTCCCGGCCGCCATGCTCCCGGAGATCCGTCCGTCGGTCGGCGTGCTCGGGACGGCGCGTGCCCTGCCGGTGCCCCTGCCCATCGGCGGTGCCCTCGGTGACCAGCAGGCGGCGCTGTTCGGGCAGACCTGCTTCGCCCCCGGCGAGGCCAAGTGCACCTACGGCACCGGCAGCTTCCTGCTGCAGAACACCGGCACCGACCTGGTCCGCTCGCGGCACGGGCTGATCAGCACGGTGGCCTACCAGCTGGCGGGGGAGCCGGTGCACTACGCGCTGGAGGGCTCCATCGCCGTCACCGGGGCCCTGGTGCAGTGGCTGCGGGACAGCCTGGGGCTGATCGGCTCGGCGGCGGAGGTGGAGACCCTCGCCCGCACGGTCACCGACAACGGCGGCTGCTACGTCGTCCCGGCGTTCTCCGGGCTGCTCGCGCCGCACTGGGCGGGCCGGGCCCGCGGCCTGGTCGCCGGCCTGACGTCCTACGTGACCAAGGGGCACCTGGCCCGCGCGGCACTGGAGGCGACCGGCTGGCAGACCCGCGACGTCGTCCGGGCCATGGACGCCGACTCCGGGCTGCCCATGACGGCGCTCCGGGTGGACGGCGGGATGACCACCAACAACCTGCTCATGCAGTTCCTCGCCGACGTCCTCGGCACCCCGGTGGTGCGCCCCATGGTGGGGGAGACGGTGTCCCTGGGCGCGGCCTACGCGGCCGGGCTGGCGGTCGGGGTGTGGTCGGACACCGGGGCGCTGCGGCGCAACTGGCACCGGTCGGCGCAGTGGTCGCCCGACCCGGCGCGGGTGGCGGCCCTCGACGCGGCCTACCCGGAGTGGGAGCGAGCCGTGCGGCTGAGCATCGCGTGGGGCGAGCGGCCCTGA